A region of the Candidatus Eisenbacteria bacterium genome:
CGATCTCGCGAGTGCGCTCGAGACTCGAGCGCAGCGAGATACGGCCTCCCGTCAGCGTCACGACCTTGCTGAGCGCGAGCGTGCCCGAGGAATTCGCCTGGCTGCGCGGCACGAAGGCATCGGTCCCGTCGGGCAGGGTCTGGAGCTCGATCGTGCGCTCCCACTGCACCGGGGTCGAGCTGAGGTCGAAGCTCGGCCGATAGTCGGCCTTGAACGTCACGTACTGCCAGTAGCTGGCCCGGTAACGGTGCAGCGCCGTCATCGCGCTCGGCGACTGCCCACGCGCCATGTCGAGCGCCTGGCGAAGCGTCAGGCGAACGGGTTGGGCGCCGGCGACGGGGATGGCCACGATCGAAGAGGCCACCACCCATGTCACGGCGAAGATGCCGGGCCGAGAGAAGATGGAGAAAGTTGGTTTCACGGATGGTCTGGGCGCGGCCGGGCTGACGATGGTAGAAGAGCGGGCCGCGGCATGACAAGAAACGACCGGCCCGCGTCGCGCCGAGACACTGCGAATCGCACGATCTCCGCGTCGCGATGCGAATTTCGCACGGTCGCTCCCGGAGCGGCCTTCAGAAGCTAGTGATGGACGAGCTTCTTGTAGCGGATGCGATGCGGCTGATCCGCGTCCGCGCCCAGCTCGCGCTTGCGCTCCGCCTCGTACGCCTGGAAGTTGCCTTCGAAGAAGCGGACCTGCGAATCGCCTTCGAACGCCAGCATGTGGGTGGCGATGCGATCGAGGAACCAGCGGTCGTGTGAGATCACCACCACGCAGCCCGCGAACTCGAGCAGCGCGTCCTCGAGCGCGCGCAGGGTATCGACGTCGAGATCGTTGGTCGGCTCGTCGAGGAGCAGCACGTTCGCCCCGGACTTGAGCATTCGCGCCAGATGGACGCGGTTGCGCTCGCCGCCCGAGAGGTCCTTGACCCGCTTCTGCTGGTCCGCGCCCTTGAAGTTGAAACCCGCCACGTAAGAGCGCGAGTTCACCGTGCGCTTGCCGAGCGTGATGGTGTCTTCGCCGCCGCTGATCGCTTCCCAGACGTTGGCGTCACCCGGAAGCTGGTCGCGGCTCTGATCCACGTAGGCGAGCTGCACGGTCTCACCGATCCGGAGCGACCCGGCGTCGGGCGCTTCCTGACCGGTGATCATGCGGAAGAGAGTGGTCTTGCCGGCGCCATTCGGCCCGATCACGCCGATGATGCCGGCGGGCGGAAGCTTGAAGGACAGGTCTTCGATCAGCAGGTTGTCGCCGTAGCCCTTGCGCACGCCTTCGGCCTCGATGACCACGTTCCCGAGCCGCGGCCCGGGAGGGATGTAGATCTCGATGTTCTCGATCTTCTCGCGTCCTTCCTCGGCGAGCAGCTTCTCGTAGGCCGTGAGTCGCGCCTTGCCCTTGGCCTGGCGCGCGCGGGGTGCCATGCGCACCCATTCGAGCTCACGGTCCAGCGTTCTCTGGCGCGCGCTCTCGGCCTTTTCCTCGTGGGCGAGCCGCGTCTTCTTCTGCTCGAGCCAGGATGAGTAGTTGCCTTCCCAGGGAATGCCGGAGCCCCGATCGAGCTCGAGGATCCATCCGGCCACGTTGTCGAGGAAGTAGCGGTCGTGGGTGACGGCCACCACCGTGCCCGCGTACTCCTTGAGGAAGCGCTCGAGCCACGCCACCGACTCGGCGTCGAGATGGTTGGTGGGCTCGTCGAGCAGCAGCAGATCGGGCTTGGACAGCAGCAGTCGACAGAGCGCGACGCGGCGGCGCTCACCGCCGGAGATCTTCGACACATCCGCATCGGGCGAAGGACAGCGCAGCGCGTCCATCGCGATTTCGAGCTGCCGGTCGAGCTCCCAGAGATTGCCGGCGTCCATCTTGTCCTGGACCTTGGCCTGCTCCTCGAGCAGGGCCGTCATCTCGTCGTCGCTCATCGGCTCGGCGAAGCGGGCGCTGATCTGGTTCCAGCGCTCGACCACCCGGACCTTGTCGGCCACGCCATCCTGGACGTTCTCGAGCACGTTCTTCTTCGCGTCGAGCCGGGGCTCCTGCTCGAGAAGCCCGACGGTGTAGCCCTTGCCGAGAAATGCTTCGCCGAGGAAGTCCTGGTCGACACCGGCCATGATGCGAAGCAGCGAGCTCTTGCCCGCGCCGTTCAACCCCAGCACTCCGATCTTGGCGCCGTCGTAGAAGGACAACCAGATGCCCTTCAGGATCTCGCGCTTGGGGGGGACCACCTTGCGGAGGTCCTTCATGGTGTAGATGAAGTCGGGCATGGGATTCCGTGGAAAGGGGAGGAGCGAGGTTCCGAAGCGGCGAAAGATGCGTCATGCGCGCCCCGGCGCGCAAGCGGCGCGGGGGAGTCCCCCCGCGCCGCCGCGGCTCACCGACCTCGAGGGCCGGTGAGGTCTACTAACGGCCGCCGCACGGCATCGGGCAGATGCCCGAAGCCGGACAGTCCTTCTGACGCGCCGCCGTATCGCCCGTGACCGCCAGCGCGACCGAGGACAGCGCGGCCATCAGGACCAGCATGCCGATGATGCGCTTCATGACGATTCTCCTCTCGTGAAAAGAAACCTGTCGTGACACGAGGTTCGTGTCAGGCGAGCTTCGCGAGATCGAGCGGAGCGACAGGAGGCGCCCGCGTCATCGGCGGTGCATGAGGGGCGTTC
Encoded here:
- the ettA gene encoding energy-dependent translational throttle protein EttA — encoded protein: MPDFIYTMKDLRKVVPPKREILKGIWLSFYDGAKIGVLGLNGAGKSSLLRIMAGVDQDFLGEAFLGKGYTVGLLEQEPRLDAKKNVLENVQDGVADKVRVVERWNQISARFAEPMSDDEMTALLEEQAKVQDKMDAGNLWELDRQLEIAMDALRCPSPDADVSKISGGERRRVALCRLLLSKPDLLLLDEPTNHLDAESVAWLERFLKEYAGTVVAVTHDRYFLDNVAGWILELDRGSGIPWEGNYSSWLEQKKTRLAHEEKAESARQRTLDRELEWVRMAPRARQAKGKARLTAYEKLLAEEGREKIENIEIYIPPGPRLGNVVIEAEGVRKGYGDNLLIEDLSFKLPPAGIIGVIGPNGAGKTTLFRMITGQEAPDAGSLRIGETVQLAYVDQSRDQLPGDANVWEAISGGEDTITLGKRTVNSRSYVAGFNFKGADQQKRVKDLSGGERNRVHLARMLKSGANVLLLDEPTNDLDVDTLRALEDALLEFAGCVVVISHDRWFLDRIATHMLAFEGDSQVRFFEGNFQAYEAERKRELGADADQPHRIRYKKLVHH